GTTCGAAACGAACTTTGTCATTGGCCGTACCCGCAAGCTCAAGGACCTCATCGAAAAGGATGGCTTTGACGCTGTGTTCGTCGGTACCGGTGCTGGTCTTCCGTTGTTCATGAACATCGAAGGTGAAAACCTCGTCGGTGTGTTCGCTGCTAACGAATACCTCACCCGCGCAAACCTCATGCGCGCCTACGACAAAGAACATGCCGATACCCCGATGTGGCCGGGCAAGAACGTTGTCGTCCTCGGTGGTGGTAACGTCGCTATGGACGCTGCCCGTATGGCACTCCGCCTCGGTGCAGAAAAGGTCCGCATCATTTACCGCCGCAGCATGAACGAACTTCCGGCCCGTAAGGAAGAAGTTCTCCACGCTCAGGAAGAAGGTGTCGAATTCTGCGTCTTGCAGAACCCGGCCAAGATTCTTGGCGATGAAGCCGGTCACGTCCGTGGCATGCTCGTCGACAAGTACGAACTCGGCGAACCCGACGAAAAGGGCCGTCCGCGTCCGGTCAAGATCGAAGGCGCAAGCTTCGAAATTGAATGCGACACTGTGCTCGTTGCAATCGGTAACGGTTCCAACCCGCTTATCAGCAACACCACTCCGGAACTCTCTGTCGACAAGAAGGGTCACATCCTTCTCGAAGATGCAACCGCCAACAAGACTTTCATGGAAAAGGTCTACGCAGGTGGCGACATCGTGCTCGGCGCTGCAACCGTGATCCTCGCCATGGGCGAAGGTCGCAGAGCCGCAGCAGGCATCAACGAGTTCTTGAAGAAGTAATTCTTGCTTGGACTGTCATTCCGGCCTACCTGTCCTCGCTTGACGGGGACGTGCCGGAATCACCTTACGCACTTTAAAAAGAGGATGGCTTCGGCCATCCTTTTTTGCTTTCGTTCCTTTTTGTCGTATTCTATTCACTTGAGAAAAAAATGAAAGAAAATGACGGAAAAATTGAAGAAAAAGAAAAAATATGGGGGCTTTTGTTCTTTTAAAAAAATCTCTTTTCTGTTAATTTTATTTATAGAAAAACAAAGAGGTTAATTATGATGAAAAAAATGCTTATTCCCCTTGTAGGGCTTGCGATGGGTTTTGCCCTTTTTGCCGCCTGCTCC
This sequence is a window from Fibrobacter sp. UBA4297. Protein-coding genes within it:
- the gltA gene encoding NADPH-dependent glutamate synthase, coding for MSEHMTREQLDAAAKVELEKINALPKPLKPKDKTAIPAQPMPQLEPSYRARVMEEVAQGYTEAQAIVEANRCLACKNQPCVESCPVHIDIPAFIAKIAEGDFKAAIAKIKETSLLPAICGRVCPQERQCQMNCTMGKMHKDVNQAVAIGRLERFAADYERNNGGATVPAVKPATGKKVAVIGSGPAGLVVAADVRREGHDVTIFEAFHKLGGVVRYGIPEFRLPKKIVDKEIESLAAMGVKFETNFVIGRTRKLKDLIEKDGFDAVFVGTGAGLPLFMNIEGENLVGVFAANEYLTRANLMRAYDKEHADTPMWPGKNVVVLGGGNVAMDAARMALRLGAEKVRIIYRRSMNELPARKEEVLHAQEEGVEFCVLQNPAKILGDEAGHVRGMLVDKYELGEPDEKGRPRPVKIEGASFEIECDTVLVAIGNGSNPLISNTTPELSVDKKGHILLEDATANKTFMEKVYAGGDIVLGAATVILAMGEGRRAAAGINEFLKK